One region of Brassica napus cultivar Da-Ae chromosome A10, Da-Ae, whole genome shotgun sequence genomic DNA includes:
- the LOC106419488 gene encoding uncharacterized protein LOC106419488, translated as MFMDRERRLSNRNGTPQYSNGKFRDDDYYGGFLDRLENSREKSPSRSKILRIPSPTSSPPPSSSSPPFPGSNSPDRGYIEHRVSKFDTLAGIAIKYGVEVADVKKMNGLVTDLQMFALKSLQIPLPGRHPPSPCLSNGSLHHGEGCSCHELEPPNDSHNDMFDSFQSLRLKSSDKKVSPAMSSLQGYYGLKPANRTVSEGGFLEMGTYNNKTETSHHHFSSNGSNNQYLRPFPSTNTPLNHHRKSRSLANALFDEVNQSPDNNNNTAQETSADKFRRRRQKSEADFSSRTPELLLKEENSSSNGGFLSIAGKGLALRSKASSRTNLSSAESETSNFNPVPINLMDAPVSDSFGSVRKSSSASSLQDPEGNNSNGSSSLSLWPTSKWSLKPDLLTPAAITSSIFDGLPKPLTGRKNKTAMD; from the exons ATGTTTATGGATCGAGAGAGAAGGCTTTCGAATCGCAACGGGACTCCGCAATACAGCAACGGAAAGTTCCGTGATGATGATTATTACGGTGGATTCTTAGATCGGTTGGAGAATTCGAGAGAGAAGAGTCCTTCTAGATCTAAGATTCTTCGGATCCCGTCGCCGACTTCGTCTCCTCCACCTTCCAGCTCTTCCCCGCCGTTTCCTGGCTCCAATTCGCCGGACCGGGGATATATCGAGCACCGCGTATCCAAGTTCGATACTCTCGCCGGCATTGCCATTAAATACGGCGTTGAG GTTGCAGATGTGAAAAAGATGAATGGACTTGTTACTGATCTTCAAATGTTTGCTCTCAAGTCTCTTCAGATTCCGTTACCTGGAAGACATCCTCCTTCTCCTTGTTTATCTAATGGCTCCTTACACCATGG AGAGGGATGTTCATGCCACGAACTGGAACCGCCAAACGATAGCCACAACGATATGTTCGACTCATTCCAGTCTCTGAGATTAAAATCTTCGGATAAGAAAGTTTCTCCAGCCATGTCTTCCCTTCAAGGTTACTACGGGCTAAAACCAGCAAACAGAACAGTTTCCGAAGGAGGATTCTTGGAGATGGGAACTTACAACAACAAGACAGAGACTTCTCATCATCATTTCTCCAGCAACGGTAGTAATAATCAGTACCTCAGACCTTTCCCTTCGACAAACACTCCCTTAAACCACCACAGGAAATCCAGAAGCTTGGCCAATGCACTTTTCGACGAGGTTAACCAATCACcggacaacaacaacaacaccgcTCAGGAAACGAGTGCTGATAAGTTCAGAAGAAGACGCCAAAAATCCGAAGCAGATTTTTCATCCCGGACGCCAGAGCTTCTGCTGAAAGAAGAGAACAGCAGCAGCAATGGCGGGTTTTTATCGATAGCTGGAAAAGGCTTAGCTTTGAGATCGAAAGCCTCGAGCAGAACTAATCTATCATCAGCAGAATCTGAGACTAGTAACTTCAATCCTGTACCAATCAACTTGATGGATGCTCCAGTTTCAGACAGTTTTGGCAGTGTGAGAAAATCGTCGAGTGCATCGAGTCTACAAGATCCAGAAGGTAACAACAGTAACGGTTCATCATCGCTGTCTCTATGGCCGACTTCTAAGTGGAGTTTGAAGCCTGATTTGCTTACACCTGCGGCTATCACAAGCTCAATCTTTGATGGGTTACCAAAGCCTTTAACAGGTCGGAAAAACAAGACTGCTATGGATTAA